In one window of Candidatus Scalindua sp. DNA:
- a CDS encoding homocysteine S-methyltransferase family protein translates to MSEYKSSALFVRGYLHQDLVSGKTENQIGFSISLLGRKILNSFSCLTKKSKNRRMKQLFDKYAYIFTEFAVLERLRRSENVCLHPSLEHSLLIYDEMGRKEISLIYDEYFALQRNTKVPFIIFTPTWRANKERVESLPIHRNINADAVTFMKEIREKHACESEKIVIGGLIGCKNDCYKPDEALSIKESVLFHTWQIDKLIQGGVDFIFAASLPAVSEAEGIAQIMSTVTMPYILSFVIDRKGHLMDGTPLHEAFKTIDTSCIKPPLGFMINCSHPAFFKPERETNYVLSRLIGYQANASDRDHATLDGSADTQVSDISDWGEKMIALNRDYSITILGGCCGTNGEHLRYLAENIDRLP, encoded by the coding sequence TTGAGCGAGTACAAGTCCTCGGCGCTTTTTGTCCGGGGATACCTTCACCAGGATCTGGTTTCCGGTAAAACCGAAAACCAGATCGGTTTTAGTATATCATTACTGGGCAGGAAGATCCTGAACAGCTTCAGCTGTTTGACAAAGAAGAGCAAAAATAGACGTATGAAACAACTTTTCGATAAATACGCATATATATTTACAGAATTTGCAGTTCTGGAAAGGCTGAGAAGGTCAGAGAATGTCTGCCTGCATCCGAGTCTTGAACACTCACTGCTCATTTACGATGAAATGGGGAGAAAAGAGATATCGTTGATTTATGATGAATACTTCGCATTACAGAGGAATACAAAAGTTCCCTTTATAATTTTCACCCCGACATGGCGGGCAAATAAGGAGAGAGTTGAATCCTTACCAATCCACAGAAATATAAATGCCGATGCCGTAACGTTTATGAAAGAGATAAGAGAGAAACATGCCTGTGAGTCCGAAAAAATCGTGATCGGTGGTTTGATCGGCTGCAAAAATGACTGTTATAAACCTGACGAAGCATTATCTATCAAGGAATCTGTCCTGTTTCACACATGGCAGATAGACAAACTCATACAGGGAGGAGTGGATTTTATTTTCGCTGCTTCACTTCCTGCCGTATCTGAGGCAGAGGGTATTGCGCAAATCATGTCGACCGTAACCATGCCATATATACTGAGTTTTGTAATTGACAGAAAAGGTCACCTGATGGATGGAACACCACTGCATGAAGCTTTTAAGACCATTGACACATCCTGTATAAAGCCTCCCCTTGGGTTTATGATAAATTGTTCACACCCTGCTTTTTTCAAACCAGAAAGAGAGACAAATTATGTCCTCTCAAGATTAATCGGTTACCAGGCAAACGCCTCGGACAGAGACCATGCAACCCTCGATGGTTCAGCAGACACTCAAGTAAGTGACATATCAGATTGGGGTGAGAAGATGATAGCCCTTAACAGAGACTATAGCATAACCATACTTGGCGGCTGTTGCGGAACCAATGGAGAGCACCTCAGGTATCTGGCAGAAAACATTGACCGACTTCCGTAG
- a CDS encoding PDZ domain-containing protein, whose translation MKERLLFVIIIVILSIGTGASTLFAQSLFSGLILSERSNGLMVVGVQNESPVYNAGLRVGDVVLEVEGKNITKLEDYVEISRKIKKEKVEAYLTILREGIKYEAVIKVYSIPVYQSWKEKVAKPAGAPRDAKGKPYDYWFSKGKRSLIASESGATFNLKERHYNEAITYLYYGLHYQPDSIDTVLLIAEACHKLGNLYLNRNMKEDSIKKYKNSLRLYTGLFKKTQKEEHLKLILSNLQEIEKELARINPEAATSS comes from the coding sequence ATGAAAGAACGGCTGCTCTTTGTTATTATCATAGTAATACTATCCATCGGGACCGGTGCTTCAACTCTCTTTGCGCAGTCGCTCTTTTCAGGTCTTATCCTGTCTGAGAGAAGCAATGGCTTGATGGTTGTAGGTGTGCAGAATGAGAGTCCTGTTTACAACGCAGGTCTGAGGGTGGGTGATGTAGTACTTGAAGTAGAGGGGAAAAATATTACCAAACTTGAAGATTACGTGGAGATTTCCCGAAAGATAAAAAAGGAAAAGGTTGAGGCGTATTTGACCATTTTAAGGGAGGGAATTAAGTATGAAGCCGTGATCAAGGTCTATAGTATTCCTGTCTATCAATCTTGGAAAGAGAAGGTGGCAAAACCCGCAGGTGCTCCGCGTGACGCAAAGGGAAAACCATATGACTATTGGTTCAGCAAGGGAAAGAGATCTTTAATTGCCTCTGAAAGTGGAGCAACTTTTAATTTAAAGGAGAGACATTACAACGAAGCCATTACCTATCTTTACTATGGACTTCATTACCAACCAGACTCAATTGATACGGTTCTCCTGATTGCGGAAGCTTGTCATAAGCTTGGTAACCTCTACCTGAATAGGAATATGAAGGAAGATAGTATAAAAAAATATAAAAATTCTCTTAGGCTTTATACAGGTTTATTCAAGAAAACTCAGAAAGAGGAGCATCTGAAACTCATTCTGTCTAATCTTCAGGAGATAGAGAAAGAACTTGCGAGAATAAATCCTGAAGCAGCCACTTCCTCGTAG
- a CDS encoding DNA gyrase/topoisomerase IV subunit A → MPSKKKQKEIPESTSGNNNNKMYEAVHVSKMYSNWFLEYASYVILERAVPALLDGLKPVQRRILHSMRQMDDGRFHKVANVIGHTMQYHPHGDAAIGDALVNMGQKELLIETQGNWGDVRTGDSAAAPRYIEARLSKFALEVAFNSQITEWQLSYDGRKKEPVTLPVKFPLLLAQGTEGIAVGLATKIMPHNFIELMEGSIEILRGNEVNLLPDFPTGGMADVSNYNEGLRGGKIRVRAKIAVLGKKSLVIHNIPYSTTTSSLMVSIVKASENNKIKIKRVVDNTAKDVEIVIELPPNVSPDMTVDALYAFTDCEVSISPNACIIIDDKPHFLGVNEILKISTNHTVDLLKRELQITLGELQEKLHFLSLEKIFIEKRIYRDIEECETWDAVIEAIYKGMEPYKDFFVRKMTDDDVIRLTEIKIKRISRYDSFHADESIKSLKSEIKQVKYDLQHLVDYSIAFFENLIRKYGEGRERKTEIRNFDTIQVAQVAIANQKLYMNRKDGFIGYGLKKEEYIGECSDLDVVIVFLANGTFLVTRIAEKAFVGKDIIHAQVWKKNDDRMVYHMIYRDGRDGDSFVKRFAVTSVTYDKSYDLTMGTKGSKVIYFSTHPNSESEVVAVSLSAGCSARKTLFDFDFSDLAVKGRSSKGNRLTKYPIRKVVHKKSGISTLGGLDIWYDETVGRLNSDKRGRYLGKFEGEDRILVAYKDGTLELTGFELTNRYDTEKTLFIEKYTPEATITVVHFDGESKKFYVKRFTVQANSIGTSLQFIGSEKGNSPLFVTTATDPKARIHYLFGRKKEKRSEVVQLNTLVDIKGYKARGNLISNYEVFDVIPVESEKPETILIS, encoded by the coding sequence ATGCCTAGCAAAAAGAAACAAAAAGAGATACCGGAAAGCACCTCCGGCAACAACAACAACAAGATGTATGAAGCTGTTCATGTTTCAAAAATGTACAGCAACTGGTTTCTGGAATATGCGTCCTACGTAATATTAGAGCGGGCGGTACCGGCATTGCTGGATGGTTTGAAACCTGTCCAACGACGGATACTCCACTCAATGAGACAGATGGATGACGGACGGTTTCATAAAGTAGCGAATGTGATCGGCCACACCATGCAGTACCATCCTCATGGTGATGCAGCCATCGGGGATGCCCTGGTCAACATGGGACAAAAAGAGCTCCTCATCGAGACGCAGGGTAACTGGGGAGATGTTCGTACCGGTGACTCGGCAGCGGCTCCCCGCTATATCGAAGCACGTCTTTCAAAATTTGCCCTTGAAGTGGCCTTTAATAGCCAGATTACCGAATGGCAGCTTTCCTACGACGGTCGAAAGAAAGAACCGGTTACCCTTCCCGTTAAATTTCCACTCTTATTAGCACAGGGCACTGAAGGGATAGCTGTTGGTTTGGCAACGAAGATCATGCCCCACAACTTTATCGAATTGATGGAGGGATCGATAGAGATCCTGCGAGGGAACGAAGTCAACCTTTTGCCCGACTTTCCCACTGGTGGGATGGCAGATGTCAGTAATTACAATGAGGGGTTACGTGGTGGAAAAATCCGTGTCAGGGCAAAAATAGCTGTTTTGGGGAAAAAGTCACTGGTAATCCATAATATCCCTTATTCAACTACTACCTCAAGTTTGATGGTTTCCATCGTAAAAGCCAGTGAAAATAACAAGATCAAGATAAAACGCGTAGTTGATAACACTGCAAAAGATGTAGAGATCGTAATCGAGCTCCCCCCCAATGTCTCCCCTGATATGACTGTTGATGCCCTGTATGCCTTTACGGACTGTGAAGTTTCCATCTCACCCAATGCCTGTATCATAATCGATGATAAACCTCATTTCCTTGGCGTGAATGAAATCTTAAAAATATCCACCAACCACACAGTTGATCTGCTGAAGCGGGAACTGCAGATTACCCTTGGAGAACTGCAGGAAAAGCTGCACTTTTTATCATTGGAAAAAATATTTATCGAAAAAAGAATCTATCGTGACATCGAGGAGTGTGAAACATGGGATGCGGTAATTGAAGCTATCTATAAAGGAATGGAACCATATAAAGACTTTTTTGTCCGGAAAATGACTGATGATGATGTCATCAGGCTGACTGAAATTAAAATTAAGCGGATTTCCCGGTACGATTCCTTTCATGCCGATGAATCCATAAAGAGCCTGAAAAGCGAAATCAAACAGGTGAAGTATGATCTGCAACATCTCGTCGATTACTCCATTGCCTTTTTTGAAAACCTGATCAGGAAATATGGAGAGGGACGTGAACGAAAAACTGAGATACGTAATTTTGACACTATTCAGGTTGCTCAGGTTGCTATCGCCAATCAGAAACTATACATGAACCGAAAGGACGGTTTTATCGGCTATGGGCTGAAAAAGGAAGAATATATTGGTGAATGTTCCGATCTTGACGTAGTAATTGTATTTCTGGCAAACGGTACTTTTCTGGTAACCCGTATCGCGGAAAAAGCTTTTGTCGGCAAAGATATTATTCATGCTCAAGTATGGAAGAAAAATGATGACCGCATGGTCTATCACATGATTTACCGGGACGGCAGAGATGGTGACAGCTTTGTCAAACGTTTTGCGGTCACCTCCGTCACCTACGACAAATCCTATGATCTTACCATGGGCACAAAGGGATCAAAGGTCATCTATTTCAGTACTCATCCAAACAGTGAATCGGAAGTGGTCGCTGTATCACTGAGTGCGGGATGTTCCGCCCGCAAAACACTATTTGATTTCGATTTTTCCGATCTTGCCGTCAAAGGACGTTCTTCAAAAGGCAACAGGCTTACAAAATACCCAATACGAAAAGTAGTACATAAAAAATCAGGAATTTCCACGTTAGGCGGGCTCGACATCTGGTACGACGAGACAGTCGGCCGACTTAACAGCGATAAGCGGGGTAGATATCTGGGGAAATTTGAAGGCGAAGACCGGATCCTGGTTGCGTATAAAGATGGCACGTTAGAGCTGACGGGCTTTGAACTCACCAACCGGTATGATACAGAAAAAACTCTCTTTATCGAGAAATATACTCCAGAAGCCACCATTACTGTTGTACACTTTGATGGAGAATCAAAAAAATTTTATGTGAAACGTTTTACCGTACAGGCCAATTCAATTGGCACTTCCTTGCAATTTATTGGTTCCGAAAAGGGCAATTCACCTCTCTTTGTCACCACTGCCACAGATCCAAAAGCCCGAATTCACTACCTGTTTGGCCGAAAAAAAGAGAAACGCAGCGAGGTTGTTCAGCTGAACACTCTTGTCGACATTAAAGGCTATAAGGCTCGAGGCAACCTCATCAGCAATTACGAAGTATTTGACGTCATACCGGTTGAAAGTGAGAAACCGGAAACCATACTCATCTCATAA
- a CDS encoding type IIA DNA topoisomerase subunit B, producing the protein MIKSTYTEEQIKSLDWKEHIRLRPGMYIGKLGDGSSLDDGIYVMVKEIIDNAIDEHVMGFGKTIEITISEHQVKVRDYGRGIPLGKVFDCVAKINTGGKYDSEAFQKSVGLNGVGTKAVNALSNYFRVQAIRDGEIKAIDFSKGVLTKDYEVEKTNLRNGTEITFSPDSTVFKNYRFIPDFLENQIWNYAFLNAGLTIILNGQKYHSENGLLDLLLRKTNSESLRYSIIHFRSKDIEFAISHGDQYGEEYYSFVNGQHTIQGGTHLSAFREAVVKGVREFYKKDFDATDIRASIVAAISIRIQEPVFESQTKTKLGSLNISPTGITIRTFINEYVKNELDNYLHKHSDTADKLLKRILQSERERKEIAGIKKLANQRAKKANLHNKKLRDCHIHYNDEKKEQRYESTLFITEGDSASGSITKSRNVETQAVFSLRGKPLNCFGMTKKVVYENEEFNLLQHALNIEEGIENLRYNNIIIATDADVDGMHIRLLLMTFFLQFFPDLVKNGHIHILQTPLFRVRNKKETIYCYNEGEKQKAVDTLGKNAEITRFKGLGEISPHEFEQFIGADIHLEPLVLGQKDSIIQLLSYYMGKNTPNRQRFIIDNLQVEKDLA; encoded by the coding sequence ATGATTAAGTCAACATATACTGAAGAGCAGATAAAATCCCTGGACTGGAAGGAGCATATCCGGCTCAGACCGGGCATGTATATCGGCAAACTGGGAGACGGATCGTCTCTGGATGACGGTATCTATGTCATGGTTAAGGAGATTATTGATAACGCTATCGATGAACACGTGATGGGATTTGGCAAGACAATCGAAATCACTATTTCAGAACATCAGGTTAAGGTCCGCGATTACGGACGCGGCATTCCCCTGGGGAAAGTATTTGATTGCGTTGCGAAGATAAACACCGGCGGAAAATACGACTCTGAAGCATTTCAGAAATCAGTTGGTTTAAATGGCGTTGGCACAAAAGCCGTAAATGCCCTGTCCAACTATTTCAGGGTACAAGCTATCCGCGACGGAGAGATAAAGGCTATAGACTTTTCAAAAGGTGTGTTGACGAAAGATTACGAGGTTGAAAAAACTAACCTTCGTAATGGTACCGAAATTACCTTCTCTCCTGATAGTACTGTGTTCAAAAATTACCGGTTTATTCCTGATTTTCTCGAAAACCAGATCTGGAACTACGCGTTCCTTAATGCCGGACTCACCATTATTCTTAATGGTCAAAAATATCACTCTGAAAATGGGTTACTCGATTTACTGCTTCGAAAAACCAATTCCGAGTCACTGAGATACTCCATCATCCATTTTCGCAGTAAGGATATTGAATTTGCAATCAGCCATGGAGATCAGTACGGAGAGGAGTACTACTCCTTTGTCAATGGTCAGCATACGATCCAGGGAGGTACCCATTTGTCCGCTTTCCGTGAAGCTGTTGTCAAGGGAGTCAGAGAATTCTATAAAAAGGATTTTGATGCAACTGATATCCGTGCTTCTATTGTAGCCGCAATCAGCATCCGAATCCAGGAACCTGTTTTTGAATCTCAAACGAAGACGAAGCTGGGGTCACTCAACATCAGTCCGACGGGAATCACCATCAGGACTTTTATTAACGAATATGTAAAGAATGAGCTGGACAATTACCTCCACAAACATTCGGACACTGCGGACAAGCTGTTAAAGCGCATACTGCAGTCCGAACGTGAACGAAAAGAGATTGCCGGAATTAAAAAGTTAGCAAACCAGCGGGCAAAGAAGGCCAATCTTCACAATAAGAAGCTCCGTGACTGCCACATCCACTACAACGATGAAAAAAAAGAGCAACGGTATGAAAGCACACTCTTCATCACAGAGGGAGACTCTGCAAGCGGATCGATTACAAAGTCGAGAAATGTAGAGACGCAGGCTGTCTTCAGCCTTAGAGGCAAACCCTTAAACTGTTTTGGCATGACAAAAAAGGTAGTCTATGAAAATGAGGAATTCAATCTCCTGCAACATGCCCTGAATATTGAAGAAGGGATTGAAAATCTGAGATATAATAACATTATCATTGCCACTGATGCCGATGTTGACGGAATGCACATTCGATTACTCCTGATGACATTTTTTCTCCAGTTTTTCCCGGACCTTGTAAAAAACGGCCACATACACATTCTCCAGACACCTCTTTTCCGTGTCCGCAACAAGAAGGAGACAATCTATTGTTATAATGAAGGAGAGAAACAGAAGGCAGTCGATACACTGGGTAAGAACGCTGAAATAACCCGTTTTAAAGGACTGGGGGAAATTTCGCCTCACGAATTTGAACAATTTATCGGTGCCGACATTCACCTGGAACCACTGGTACTGGGTCAAAAAGACTCCATCATACAGCTGCTCAGCTATTATATGGGCAAAAACACCCCGAATCGTCAGCGTTTTATTATCGACAATCTACAGGTTGAAAAGGATTTAGCCTAA
- a CDS encoding LEA type 2 family protein produces MIPYTEKIKKWSLAVLVVSVFAGCASTGRISESPYISLSNIELVTMGVFEQRYRILLRIKNPNDVSIPIKGMSYSIFVNGKEFANGVSSKSVIIPEFGEEVVEIEATSDLTGILSQFQELISGGIEKVSYRLAGKAKLSNRIRRLSYEYKGELDLHPDSRDGSRFFLHAPQTPEKIYSPPATQ; encoded by the coding sequence ATGATTCCTTATACAGAGAAGATAAAAAAATGGTCTTTAGCTGTTCTGGTTGTATCAGTGTTTGCTGGCTGTGCTTCGACAGGGAGGATTTCTGAGTCTCCGTACATAAGTCTTTCAAACATTGAGCTGGTAACTATGGGGGTGTTTGAGCAGCGTTATCGTATTCTGTTGCGTATTAAGAATCCCAACGACGTTTCTATTCCCATTAAAGGCATGAGCTACTCTATTTTTGTAAACGGGAAAGAATTTGCAAACGGTGTAAGCAGCAAATCGGTCATAATCCCGGAATTCGGAGAGGAAGTTGTTGAAATAGAAGCCACCAGCGATCTGACGGGGATCCTCAGCCAGTTCCAGGAATTGATCTCAGGAGGTATTGAGAAAGTGAGTTATCGCCTGGCTGGCAAGGCAAAATTGTCAAACCGGATACGCAGGCTTTCATACGAATATAAAGGTGAACTTGATCTGCATCCGGACAGCAGGGACGGAAGCAGGTTTTTTCTGCATGCCCCGCAAACTCCGGAGAAGATTTATTCGCCTCCTGCCACTCAATGA
- a CDS encoding DUF86 domain-containing protein, producing MAEQMIKMTGCRNVIAHDYEKLNYEILSDVLQKDILF from the coding sequence ATGGCTGAACAAATGATAAAAATGACAGGATGCCGTAATGTGATCGCACACGATTATGAAAAGCTGAATTATGAAATACTCTCTGATGTCCTTCAGAAAGATATATTATTCTAA
- a CDS encoding AMP-binding protein: protein MILKEFITTAKKNFNKVVFEDSTGMSLTFGQTLTACILLSKQIRKFQGENIALLFPASVGGALAFAATTFAGKIPVGLNFLAGKNEQDWVLETCEINTIFTSRIFIQRAEIPEDPRMVFIEDIKDRTSKIEKMFTYFSCKLTSAGSIIQKYEEHDTPDKTAVILFTSGSESYPKGVLLTNRNIYTCIQNYKTVFEPVPGEKILGTLPFFHVFGFAVCLWMPLLIGIGVVFHPNPTDYERLGKIVQKYRVTILIGTSTLYRGFMKKWKRDQISSVRLAFAGAEKLHETVRKSFYEKLDITILEGYGVTESTSCITANKPKDFCHGSVGKLLPGIACKIVDTETYRELPQNEEGLILIKGPNVMKGYYKSPELTGKAFHDGFYITGDIGRLVNGFLFITDRLKRFAKIGGEMIPLSPVEDKLSMVLGENSNDEKRRCAIINIPHPQKGEQLVAFVTETDPDKLTINKRLDKLGMPNLSQPDHYVSIDAIPLLPTGKLDYKQLKEIAIKQFT from the coding sequence ATGATACTAAAAGAATTTATCACCACAGCAAAAAAGAATTTCAATAAAGTAGTGTTTGAAGACTCAACAGGGATGTCGCTGACCTTTGGGCAGACGCTTACTGCCTGCATTCTTCTCTCAAAACAAATCCGTAAATTTCAGGGTGAGAATATTGCCCTCTTGTTTCCGGCGTCTGTTGGAGGTGCGTTGGCCTTTGCTGCTACAACCTTTGCCGGTAAGATACCCGTTGGGCTCAATTTTCTTGCAGGGAAAAATGAGCAGGATTGGGTCCTGGAGACCTGTGAAATAAATACTATCTTTACCTCCAGAATATTTATTCAAAGGGCAGAAATTCCTGAAGATCCAAGAATGGTTTTTATTGAAGACATTAAGGACAGGACATCAAAGATAGAAAAAATGTTCACCTATTTTTCCTGTAAGCTTACGTCTGCCGGCTCGATCATTCAAAAATATGAAGAACATGATACCCCTGACAAAACAGCCGTAATCCTCTTTACATCGGGATCCGAATCTTACCCGAAGGGAGTGCTTCTGACAAATCGTAATATTTACACATGCATTCAAAATTATAAGACGGTCTTTGAGCCTGTTCCAGGAGAAAAGATCCTTGGTACATTACCATTCTTTCATGTCTTTGGTTTTGCTGTTTGCCTGTGGATGCCGTTACTCATTGGAATTGGCGTTGTTTTTCACCCGAATCCAACTGATTATGAAAGACTGGGCAAGATTGTTCAGAAGTACCGGGTGACAATACTCATAGGAACCAGTACGCTGTACCGTGGTTTCATGAAAAAATGGAAGAGGGACCAGATTTCCAGTGTCCGTCTGGCATTTGCCGGCGCAGAAAAACTACACGAAACGGTGAGAAAGAGTTTCTACGAAAAACTGGATATAACTATCCTTGAAGGTTACGGAGTGACCGAAAGCACCTCATGTATAACTGCAAACAAACCAAAAGATTTTTGTCACGGAAGTGTCGGAAAACTATTACCCGGTATTGCATGCAAAATCGTCGACACGGAAACCTACCGGGAACTACCTCAAAATGAAGAGGGCTTGATTCTCATTAAGGGACCAAACGTTATGAAGGGATACTACAAATCGCCTGAATTAACCGGGAAAGCCTTTCATGATGGTTTTTATATAACGGGTGATATCGGCAGACTTGTAAACGGATTTCTCTTTATTACTGATCGTCTGAAGCGGTTTGCCAAAATTGGCGGAGAGATGATTCCTCTCTCTCCAGTCGAAGACAAATTATCCATGGTCCTCGGTGAAAACAGTAATGATGAAAAGAGAAGATGTGCAATCATAAATATTCCCCACCCCCAGAAGGGCGAACAACTTGTTGCATTTGTCACGGAAACAGACCCGGACAAACTGACAATCAACAAAAGGCTCGATAAGCTTGGAATGCCGAACCTCTCCCAACCGGACCATTATGTATCCATTGATGCTATTCCTCTCCTTCCAACAGGGAAATTAGACTATAAACAGTTAAAAGAAATTGCCATAAAGCAATTTACTTAA